CGTGCACTACCCCGAGCTCGGCGCGTGGGGACCGAGCGCGCGCGTCGCCCGCATCGGCTCGCGCGTCGACGCCGCGACGCGCATCGAGCGGCTCGGCCAGCCGCTGCTCGACCGGCTCGTGCGCGCCTCGCCCGTGCCCGCGACGGCGCACCTCGCGGTGCTGTCGGGCGTCGACGTGCGATACGCCGGTCGCGGCTCGGGGCGCCGCTCCCCCATGACGGTGTCGAGCGTCGGCGTGCGGCTGCCCGCCGTGCGCACCGCGACGGGTCGCGCGCTGCTCGCCGCGCTCGACGACGCGCAGGTGCGCGCGCTCGTGCCGCACGACGCCGACCTCGCAGGCGGCGAGCCCGCGACCCGTGCGGCGCTGGGGCGGATGCTCGCCGACGTGCGCGCCCGCGGCTGGGCGCTCGAGCGCGGCGACGTCGACCCGGCCTACGGCTCGGTCGCCGCCGCGGCGATCGACGCCGTCGGCGACCCCGTCGCGGGCGTCGGCGTCACGGTGCGCCTCGACGACGCCGACGGCGCCGACGCCTGGCCCGTGCTGCAGGCGCTCGTCGTCGACGTCGCCCACGACCTCAGCGCCCGCCTCGCGGCGCGACGCTCCCAGCCGACGACCGGCGGGCGGGCGTAGCGTCCGGCGCGTGCACCGTCTCCGCCGCATCGCCCTCGCCGTCGCGGGCATCGCCGCCCTCGCGGGCTGCGTCGTCGTACCGCCCGCCGCGTCGCCCGTCACCGAGCCGCCGGTCGCACCCGCCCCGTCCGCCACCGCGGCGCCGAGCCCGACCCCGACCCTCGCGCCGACGACGCCCTCGCCCACGCCGACCGCGCCCGCCGCCGGCCCCGCCGTCGTCGACGGCGGCTGCTCGACGGCGTTCCTCGAGGAGGCGATGTTCGGCTACGACGCCACCACGATCCAGCCCGGGTTCACGCCGGCGAGCGTGCTCGACGGCCTCGCGGTCGCGTGCGCGGCCACCCAGCCGAGCGACATCCTCGACTCCGTCGGCACCTACGCGCTCGCGCTCATCCCCGCGGGCGACGGCGTGCTCGCCGACCTCGACGCGCGCATCCTCGCCACCGGGCTCGTGCCCAACCAGTTCGTCGCCGGCATCTACGAGGATGCGGTCGGCGACCCGATCGCGTTCCTCGAGCCGTTGCCCGACATGATCCGCATCAGCGAGCTCTCGCCCGTGTCCGACGCCGACCTGTGGGTGGCCGTGCAGTGGTACGCGAAGCCGTGAGCGGGTGCGTCAGAGCGCGCGCGTCATGAAGACGCTGTTCGGGTCGGGCACGTACGAGCCGAACGGCGCGCACGCCGCGAATCCATTGCGGAGGTAGAGCGCTCGCGCCGGCGCGAAGTACGGCTCGGCGCCCGTCTCGAGGCTCACGCGCGTCGCCCCGCCGGCGACGGCCTCGGCGAGCACGTGGTCGAGCAGCATTCGCCCGAGCCCCGCACCGCGGCTCGCGCCCGACACGCGCATCGACTTCAGCTCGACGTGGCCGGGCTCGAGCGGCGCGAGCGCGACCGTGCCCTGCACGCCGCCGTCGTCGCCGCGCAGCACCCACAGCCGCATGCCCGGCGCGCGCAGCGCCGCGACGTCGAGCGCATGCACCGACTCGGGCGGCGACACGCTGCGCATGTCGGCGAGGTGCTCGTCGAGGAACGCGACGACGTCGTCGGCGATGGAGGCGTCGAGCGCGATGGCGGGCACGGATGCGACGCTACCGCGACGCGGACGCGCCCGATCCCGCGTCAGGCGGAGCCGGGCACCCGGGCGGCGTCGATCGCCTCGCGCACGAGGCGCTGCAGCACGAGCGACTGCGCCCACGTCATGTGGCCGTCGTCGGCGTACACCGGCACGCCGCTCACGACGATGGGGCACTCGAGCAGCTCGAGGTCGCAGAACCAGCCGAGCGTCGGCACGACCGTCGCGCCCGCACGGGCCAGGCGCTCCGCGAGCACGTCGCGGCGTTCGAGCTGCGCGTCCTGCAGGTCGAACGCGCACGGCGACGCATCCTCGGCGCGCATGCCGTCGATGCACTGCGCGAAGCCGGCCGCGGGCGGCGGCGAGTCGAGCCACAGCACGGGCACACCCACGTCGACGAGGTCCTCGACGTAGCGCGCCGTCGACGCGGCGAGCAGCCTCGCGACGTCGTCGTCGCGCTGCTCGTAGCCCGAGCCGACCCACCACGCGCCGTACGAGACGACGACGAGCGACGGCGAGCGCTCCTGCGCGAGCTCGACGACCCAGTCGTTGTGATCGGCGCAGCGGCGCTCGAACCACTCGCCCGTCTGCCGCTCGACGACGGCACCGGCGGCGAACGGGCACATCTCGCTGCCGAGCAGCTGCACCGTCACGTCGTCGTCGACCGCCGCGCGGACCGCGGGCGCCCACGTCGTCGCCTGCGAGTCGCCGACGACCCACACCTCGCCGCCGCCGGGCTCGCCCACGACGTAGGTGCAGTCGTCGATGTCGTCGCGGCCCACCTCCGAGCAGCCGTCGAAGCGCCACTCGGGGCCGAGCCCCGCCTCGCCCACGTCGAGGCCGTCGAGCAGGAAGCCCGGCTCGGCCAGCGCATCCCGGATGCGCGCGTCGAGCTCCGCCTCCGACTGCACGGGCGTCACGGCCACGTCGACCGCGATCTCCTCGATGCGCGGCGCCGCGATGCTCGCGCCGAGCGCGACGGCCACGACGGTCGGCACGGCGACGGCGCTCCACGGCACGCGGATGCGCGGCACCGGGCGAGCGACGGCGCGCAGCAGCAGCGTCGAGAGCCACGCGAGGGCGACCGACACCACGAGGATGCCGGCGCCGTCGATGATGCCGATGGACTGCGCACGGGCGCCGCCGCGCTCGAGGTACAGCCACAGCACGGGCCAGTGCCACAGGTAGAGGCCGAACGAGATGCCGCCGAGCCACACGAGCTGCTTCGTCGCGAGCAGGCGGCCGACGCCGACGGGGGCGACGACGCCCGAGCCGGCGAGCAGCACGGCGACGGCCGCGAGCGTCGGCACGAGCGTCGGGAGGCCCGGGTGGCTCCACTCGACGGGCATGAGGCCCGCGAGCAGCATCGTCGCGAGTCCGGCAGCGCCGACGAGCGTGCGCGTGAGGGTCGACCAGGCGATCCGCGAGCCGAGCAGCGCGGCGAGGCCGCCGAGCGCAAGCTCCCAGACGCGCGCGCCCGTGTCGAAGTACGCGAGCACGTGGTCGGTCGACACGGCGACGAGCGCGTAGGCGAACGACGCGGTCGCGACGACGGCGAGCAGCGCCGCCGCCGCGGGCCGGATGCGCGCACGCACGCCGCGACGCCGGCGCAGCACGAGCGCGAGCACCGCGATGGCGACGATGATGCCGAGCGTCCACTGCCCCTGCACGGCCATGGCCCAGAAGTGCTGCACGATCGACCGGTCGTGGCCGGCCTGCACGTAGTCGGTCGCCGCGGCGCGCAGCCGCCAGTTCTCCCAGAACGTGGCGGCGGCGATGAGGTCGAGGCTCGTCGAGCGCACGACCGTCGCCGGGCGCACGAGGTAGGCCACGACTGCGACGGCCGCGAGCACGAGCCCCATCATCGGCAGCAGGCGCGATGCCTGCCTGCGCAGCGCGCCGCCGACGTCGAGTCGGCCCGAGCGCTCGACCTCGCCGACGAGGCTCGTCACGAGCAGGTAGCCGCCGAGCACGAAGAACACGTCGACGCCGCCCGAGACGGTGCCGAACCAGATGTGGTAGCTCGCGACGAGCAGGGATGCGACGGCGCGCAGGCCCTGCACGTCGAGACGCCGCGCCCTCGCGGGCGCGGCGTCGATCGGCGATGCGGGAGCGGTCATGCGCTCGCGAGCACCTCCGCGAGCGTGGGGGCGTCGAGGTCCTTCTGGCTGATGATCGACCGGTCGTCGCGGTCGGGCTCGATGGGCCAGAGGATGCCGAGCTCGGGGTCGAGGGGCGTGATGGCGACGCCGGCCATGCCGGGCACCCACTCGCTCGTGAAGCAGTAGACGTACTGCGTCGGGGTGTCGCCCGTCGACTGGAAGCCGTTGCAGACGCCCTCGGGCACGAGGATCTGCGTGCCGGGCTGCAGGTCGGTCTGGAAGACGGCGCCGCGCGTCGGCGAGTCGGGACGCGTGTCGACCCAGGCGCCGTAGGCGGTGCCGTGGGCGATCGCGATGAGCTTCACCATCGACTCGCCGTGCATGCCGCGCATGCCGCCGGGCTTCGTCTCGGTCACGTTCACCTGCTGGAACGCAGGCAGCGCGTAGCCGGCCGCCTCGAACGCGGAGGCGCGGAAGAACTCGCGCACCGTGCCGCGGTCGTCGGTGATCTGCTTCATCCGCACGAGCGCGAGCCCATCGATCGTCGTCGTCTGCAGGTCGAAGTCGATGATGTCCACCACGATCGACCACCCTACCCGGGCGCGAGAGCCGCCCCGGCCGGGCCGCTACGGCTGCGAGGTCTCGCCGGCGGCGACGAGGGCGGCGTCGTGGCGCACCATCGCGGCGACGATGTCGTCGAACGCGACGGTCGGCGCCCAGCCGAGCTCGGTGCGCAGCCGGGATGCGTCGCCGACGGTGCGCGCGACGTCGGCGGGTCGCACGAAGCGCGGGTCGACGACGACGAGGCGCTGCCAGTCGTCGATGCCCGCCGCCGCGAAGGCGGCGCCGACGAAGTCGCGCACCGTGCGCGTCTCCCCCGTCGCGACGACCCAGTCGCCGGGGGCGTCGGCACGGGCGATGCGCAGCATGGCGTCGACGAAGTCGGGCGCCCATCCCCAGTCACGGTGCGCGTCGAGGTTGCCGAGCGACAGGTGATCGTCGAGCCCGGCGGCGATGCGCGCGACGCCGTGCGTGATCTTGCGCGTCACGAACGACAGCGGCCTCGCGGGCGACTCGTGGTTGTAGAGGATGGCGTTCGACGCGTGCATGCCGCGCGCGCGAGCCAGCTGCACCATGCGGTGCGCGTACGCCTTCGCGGCGCCATAGGGCGACACGGGCGCGATGGGCGTCGTCTCGCGCTGCGGGGACTCGGATGCATCGCCGAAGATCTCCGACGACGACGCCTGCACGAGCCGCGGGGCGGTGCCCGTGCGCTCCTCGACGCGCCACGCGCCCTCGACGAGCGCCGCGACCGCGGCGCCCGAGACGAGGCCCGTGCGCGCGGGCGAGCGCCACGACTCCGCGACCGACGAGATGCCGCCGAGGCTCACGACGAGCGACGGCGACGCGGCCTCGACCGCGTCGGCCAGGCCGTCGAGGTCGGCGAGGTCGCCGACGACGACCTCGACGCCCGCGTCGGCGAGGCGTGCCGCGCCCGCATCCTCCTCGCGCACGAGCGCGACGATCGACGCGCCGTCGGCGAGCAACCGATCGACGAGCAGGCCGCCGTCCTGCCCCGATGCCCCCGTGACGAAGACGCGGTCAGCCGACATGCTGCGACTGCTCGCGCAGGTCGTGCTCGACCATCATCCGCACGAGCTCCTCGAAGCCCACCTTCGGCGCCCAGCCGAGCCGCTCGCGCGCCTTCGCCGGGTCGCCGATGAGCAGGTCGACCTCGGCCGGGCGGATGAACTCGGGGCTCTGCTCGACGTACGGCGTCCAGTCGTCGATGCCGACCGCCGCGAACGCGACGTCGAGGAGCTCGCGGATCGAGTGCGTCTCGCCCGTCGCGACGACGTAGTCGTCGGCCTCGCCCTGCTGCAGCATGCGCCACATCGCCTCGACGTAGTCGCCGGCGAAGCCCCAGTCGCGCTTGGCATCGAGGTTGCCCATCACGATCGTGTCCTGCAGGCCGAGCGCGATGCGCGCGACGGCGATCGACACCTTGCGCGTCACGAACTCCGGGCCGCGCCGCGGCGACTCGTGGTTGAAGAGGATGCCGCTCGACGCGTGCATGCCGTACGACTCGCGGTAGTTGATGGTCATGTAGTGGCCGAAGACCTTCGCGACGCCGTACGGCGAGCGCGGCCACAGCAGCGTCGACTCGCGCTGCGGCACCTCCTGCACGCGGCCGAACATCTCCGACGACGACGCCTGGTAGAACCGCACCGCCGACGGGTCGGAGCCTGCGTACATGCGCGTCGCCTCGAGCATGTTCAGCACGCCCTTGCCCGTCACGTCGCTCGTGAGCGCCGCGTTCTGCCACGAGTACGCCACGAACGAGATCGCCCCCAGGTTGTAGACCTCGGTCGGCTCCGCGCGGTCGAGCACGCGCGCGAGGGCGAGCGGATCGGTGAGGTCGCCCGTGAGCAGCTCGACGTCGGGCACCGTCGCCCGCACCATCGGCTCCTTCGGGTTGAACTGCCCGCGGATGAGGCCCGTGACGTCGTAGCCCTTCTCGAGCAGCAGCTCGGCCAGGTACAGGCCGTCCTGCCCGCTGATGCCGGTGATGAGGGCCTTGGGCATGACGCGCGGCTCCGTCCGTCGTTCACGTGGGGGTCGCCGACCATCCTGCCACCGGCCACCTGGGCGCCCCCGACGAGCATCCGCCCGGACACGCAGAAGGGCCCCGCGCGAACGCGGGGCCCTCCTGATGCAGTCGGATGACTACTTGATGATCTTCGTCACCGTGCCGGCGCCGACCGTGCGGCCACCCTCGCGGATGGCGAAGCCGAGGCCCTCCTCCATGGCGATCGGCTGGATCAGCTCGACCGACATGTCGGTGGTGTCGCCGGGCATGACCATCTCGGTGCCCTCGGGCAGCGAGATGACGCCCGTGACGTCGGTGGTGCGGAAGTAGAACTGCGGGCGGTAGTTCGTGAAGAACGGGTTGTGGCGGCCACCCTCGTCCTTGGACAGGATGTACGCCGTGCCCTCGAAGTTGGTGTGCGGCGTGACCGAACCCGGCTTGACGACGACCTGACCGCGCTCCACGTCCTCGCGCTTGGTGCCGCGGAGGAGGAGGCCGCAGTTCTCGCCGGCCCATGCCTCGTCGAGCTGCTTGTGGAACATCTCGATGCCCGTGACCGTGGTCTTCTGCGTCGGGCGGATGCCGACGATCTCGACCTCGGAGTTGATGCCGAGCGTGCCACGCTCCGCACGACCCGTGACGACCGTGCCACGACCGGTGATCGTGAAGACGTCCTCGACGGGCATGAGGAAGGGCTTGTCCTTGTCGCGGACCGGGTCCGGGATGGACTCGTCGACGGCCTCCATGAGGTCGAGGACGGCCTGCGACCACTTCTCGTCGCCCTCGAGAGCCTTGAGGCCCGAGACGCGCACGACGGGAGCGTTGTCGCCGTCGAAGTCCTGCGACGACAGCAGCTCGCGAACCTCGAGCTCGACGAGCTCCAGGATCTCCTCGTCGTCGACCATGTCCGACTTGTTCAGCGCGACCAGCAGGTACGGCACGCCGACCTGCTTGGCGAGCAGCACGTGCTCGCGCGTCTGCGCCATGGGGCCGTCGGTGGCGGCGACCACGAGGATCGCGCCGTCCATCTGGGCGGCGCCCGTGATCATGTTCTTGATGTAGTCGGCGTGACCCGGGGCGTCGACGTGCGCGTAGTGGCGCTTCGGCGTCTCGTACTCGACGTGCGAGATGTTGATCGTGATGCCGCGCTGGCGCTCCTCGGGAGCGGAGTCGATCGAGGCGAAGTCGCGCTGCACGTTGGTCGCCGAGGGGTACTTGTCAGCAAGCACCTTCGAGATCGCTGCCGTGAGCGTGGTCTTGCCGTGGTCGACGTGACCGATCGTTCCGATGTTGACGTGCGGCTTGGTCCGCTCGAACTTGGCCTTGGCCACTGTGTCCTCCTAGGACGTCTTTCAGGTTGCTCCGCGCGCGCGGCGTCGAAGCGGTTCTTGGGGTATGCAGTTATGGTAGCCGGGCTCGGCCGTCAAGCCGAACCCGGCCGGGCTCACTCGCCCTTGGCCTTCTGGACGATCTCGTCCGAGACGGCCTTGGGGACCTCGGCGTAGCTCGAGAACTCCATCGAGAAGACGGCGCGACCCGAGGTCTTCGAGCGGAGGTCGCCGACGTAGCCGAACATCTCCGACAGCGGGACCTGAGCCTTGACGACCTTGACGCCTGCGGCGTCCTCCATCGACTGGATCTGACCACGACGCGAGTTCAGGTCGCCGATGACGTCGCCCATGTACTCCTCGGGCGTGCGGACCTCGACGGCCATGAGCGGCTCGAGCAGCACGGGCTGCGCCTTGCGGGCCGCCTCCTTGTACGCGATCGAGCCGGCGATCTTGAACGCCATCTCCGACGAGTCGACGTCGTGCGCCGCACCGTCGAGCAGCGAGGCCTTCACGCCCACCGTCGGGAAGCCCGCGAGGACGCCGACCTGCATGGCGTCCTGGATGCCGGCGTCGACCGAGGGGATGTACTCGCGCGGCACGCGGCCACCCGAGACGGCGTTGACGAACTCGTACGTCGTCTCCGCCGTGACCTCCATGGGCTCGAGCTTGATCTGCACCTTGGCGAACTGACCGGATCCACCGGTCTGCTTCTTGTGGGTGTAGTCGTACTTCTCGATCGTGCCCTTGATGGTCTCGCGGTACGCGACCTGGGGCTTGCCGATGTTGGCCTCGACCTTGAACTCGCGCTTCATGCGGTCCACGAGGATGTCGAGGTGCAGCTCGCCCATGCCCTTGATGACGGTCTGACCCGTCTCGGGGTTGAGCTCGGTCTGGAAGGTCGGGTCCTCCTCGGCGAGCTTCTGGATGGCCGTGCCGAGCTTCTCCTGGTCGGCCTTCGTCTTGGGCTCGATCGCGACCTCGATGACCGGGGCCGGGAACGTCATCGACTCGAGGACGACCTGGTGCTGCTGGTCCGACAGGGTGTCGCCCGTCGTCGTGTCCTTCAGGCCGATGACCGCGTAGATGTGGCCGGCCGTGACGGAGTCGACGGGGATCTCCTTGTTGGCGTGCATCTGGAAGATCTTGCCGATGCGCTCCTTCTTGCCCTTGGTCGAGTTGATGACCTGCGCGCCCTGGTCGAGGTGACCCGAGTAGACGCGGATGTAGGTCAGTCGACCGAAGAAGGGGTGCACGGCGATCTTCGACACGAGGGCCGCGAAGGGCTCCGTCGCGTCGGCGTGGCGCTCGATGACGACCTCGGGGTCCTTGACGTCGTGGCCCTGCACCGGCGGCACGTCGAGCGGCGACGGGAGGTACGAGACGACGGCGTCGAGCATGGGCTGCACGCCGCGGTTCTTGAACGCCGAGCCGCAGAGCACCGGGTACGCCTCGCCGGCGATCGTGAGCTTGCGGATGCCCGACTGGAGCTCCTCGATCGAGAGCTCCTCGCCCTCGAAGAACTTCTCCATGAGCGAGTCGTCGGCCTCTGCGACGGCCTCGACGAGGTTCGCGCGGTACTCCTCGGCCTTCGCCTGGAGGTCGGCCGGGATGTCCTGGACCTCGTACTTGGCACCCATGGTCACGTCGCCCTTGGCGTCGCCGGGCCACACGAAGGCCTTCATGGAGAGCAGGTCGACGACGCCGACGAAGTCGGACTCGGAGCCGATGGGCAGCTGGAGCACGAGCGGACGCGCGCCGAGGCGCGAGACGATCGTGTCGACCGTGAAGTAGAAGTCGGCGCCGAGCTTGTCCATCTTGTTGACGAAGCAGATGCGCGGGACGTTGTACTTGTCGGCCTGACGCCACACGGTCTCGGACTGGGGCTCGACGCCCTCCTTGCCGTCGAACACGGCGACGGCGCCGTCGAGGATGCGCAGCGAGCGCTCGACCTCGACGGTGAAGTCCACGTGACCGGGGGTGTCGATGATGTTGATCTGGGTGCCGTTCCAGAAGCAGGTCACGGCGGCAGACGTGATCGTGATGCCGCGCTCCTTCTCCTGCTCCATCCAGTCGGTCGTCGAGGCGCCGTCGTGCGTCTCGCCGATCTTGTGGTTGACGCCCGTGTAGAAGAGCACGCGCTCGGTGGTCGTCGTCTTGCCGGCATCGATGTGCGCCATGATGCCGATGTTGCGGACCTTCGTGAGGTCCGTCAGCACGTCTTGTGCCACAGGGGTTCCTTACTGGAGTGGATTGGCGGGTGGGGCCGCGAGGCACCCGGTCGGATGCCTCGCGGCCGGTGGTTCACCAGCGGTAGTGAGCGAAGGCCTTGTTCGACTCGGCCATCTTGTGCGTGTCCTCGCGACGCTTCACGGCAGCGCCGAGGCTGTTCGAGGCGTCGAGGATCTCGTTCATGAGGCGCTCGGTCATCGTCTTCTCGCGACGAGCCTTGGCGTACGAGACGAGCCAGCGCAGCGCGAGCGTGTTCGCGCGGTGCGGCTTGACCTCGACGGGCACCTGGTAGGTCGAGCCACCGACGCGGCGCGACTTGACCTCGAGGGTCGGACGGATGTTGTCGAGCGCCTTCTTGAGCACCGTGACGGGGTCCTGGTCCGACTTCGAGGCGACGCCGGAGAGCGCACCGTAGACGATGCGCTCGGCGAGGCCCTTCTTGCCGTCGAGGAGGATCTTGTTGACGAGCTGCGAGACGATCGGTGCGCCGTAGACCGGGTCTGCGACGACGGGGCGCTTCGGGGCGGGTCCCTTACGAGGCATGGTTCTCAGCCCTTCTTCGCGCCGTAGCGGCTGCGAGCCTGCTTGCGGTTCTTGACGGCCTGCGTGTCGAGCGCGCCGCGCACGATCTTGTAGCGCACGCCGGGGAGGTCCTTCACACGACCGCCGCGGACGAGCACCATCGAGTGCTCCTGCAGGTTGTGGCCCTCGCCGGGGATGTAGGCGGTGACCTCGGTGCCGTTGGAGAGCTTGACGCGGGCCACCTTGCGGAGGGCCGAGTTCGGCTTCTTGGGCGTGGTCGTGTAGACGCGAGTGCAGACGCCTCGCTGCTGCGGGTTGGCCTTGAGCGCGGGCGCCTTGGTCTTCGAGACCTTCGGCGTCCGGCCCTTGCGGACCAGCTGCTGGATGGTGGGCACGAATGCTTCCTTCTGCTGCACGGTGACAGCATCGATGTGATCTGCCGGCGGGGCCGGCGCCATCGGTGATCCTGCGCACGCGAGCGAGCTCGTGAGCGACGGGATATGCCGTGGGGGCTCGGACGGCTGTCCGACTTCCCATCTGTGTGCTCGCCGCATCCCGCGCATGACGCAGGGCACGCCTGGGCGCACACCCGAGCAAGCATACGGCCGCCCTCATGCACGGGTCAAGGTCGCGCCGCTCGCCCTGGGCGATCGTGCGCGCTGCGGCGCGGGCCTCGGGGTCGTCGAGCGCGTGCCGCGACATGGAGCCTGCGATCGCCCGCCGCACGCGTGCTGCGCCTGCCAGCCGTTCGACGCCGGGCGTGCACCGCCCGTCCAGGCTCCGGCCACGCGACACCCCCTAGGCTCGGCGCGTCCCCCTGAGAGGAGCATGATGCCCACCATCACGAACCGCGCCCTGCGCGGCTCCACCATCGTCGCCTTCGCCGCCATCGGCGTGCTCGGCCTGGCCGGCTGCAGCGGCGGCGGCGGCGCCGACGAGGAGCCCACGTCGAGCGGCGCGAGCGAGGAGTCGGCCGCGCCCGAGGGCGACGCGTCGGGCGAGGTCTGCTCGTCGGAGCAGATCAACACGCTCATGTCGGCGTCGGGCGGCCTGCCCGAGGCGGCGACCGCGGCGGCGACCGCCGACTTCCAGCCCGCCGACCTGCTCGGCGACCTGCCCACCACGTGCCTCTTCGCGGTCGAGCAGGGCGGCGTCTCGGCGTCGTTCGCCGTGCTGCCCGGCGGCACGGCCACGCTCACGACGATCGCCGAGCAGGGCAACGCCGCGGGCGGCTCGCTCACCGACGCGGGCGGCGCCATCACGGGCACCGTCGGCGACCTGACCGTCGCGGGCGTGCCGTTCACGAGCTTCACGCAGGAGACGGCCGGCTTCGAGGGCGTCGACGACCTCGTGGTCGTCGCGTCGACGAGCCTCGGCGGCTGATCCAGCGCAGCCACGCGGCCCCCGGACCCTCGCGGTCCGGGGGCCGTTCGCGTGTCGGGCCGCGTGCCGGGTCGAGTCAGGCGCGCAGCTCGGCGGCGAGCGGCGAGTCGGAGGCGAAGCGCGCGCCGACGACGATCTCGTCGAAGAGGTCGCGCAGCAGCGCCGCGAACGGCGTCTCGGGGGCGACGGCGTGCACGAGCATCGCGTGCCGCTCGCCGGGCACCGTCACCCAGTAGTCGAC
The sequence above is a segment of the Agrococcus jejuensis genome. Coding sequences within it:
- the rpsL gene encoding 30S ribosomal protein S12, whose translation is MPTIQQLVRKGRTPKVSKTKAPALKANPQQRGVCTRVYTTTPKKPNSALRKVARVKLSNGTEVTAYIPGEGHNLQEHSMVLVRGGRVKDLPGVRYKIVRGALDTQAVKNRKQARSRYGAKKG